Proteins from one Natrinema salinisoli genomic window:
- a CDS encoding amidase — MIDDTILEAIEAAATTYGLSLTEAEREEYAAGAEATAALLDDLEPAAADADPAASVREAADEYNAFLYRCELSGAESGPLAGIELAVKDNIAVAGVPMTCGSAALAFEPEYHAAVTERLLAAGADLVGTTNMDEFAYFTTSETCAHGPVENPGAEGVPGGSSSGSGAAVAAGLVDAALGTDTGGSIRIPASFCGVVGFKPTFRTVPRFGFADLATSLDHVGPLAPDVETAATVLEAINGPDRRDPSSVGMREPNPTDGLDRAINGLTVGLVTEAQEGADDEVAAAVERAADRLAAAGATVEPVSLPGFETQSLVNAAVTAAEFTTLVAQAGQDYGVGTGYSEPWREAVAEMDADELGENVRARLVVGRALNAADDGAGYVAARNVRRAFESVVDDRLADYDALVLPTTPMTAPDSGEISEDADLLRTIANTGPFNLTGHPALSVPVATVGDGGDPVGCQLVTDWYDEATAVALGRALEVAE; from the coding sequence GTGATAGACGATACCATTCTCGAGGCGATCGAGGCGGCGGCAACGACTTACGGGCTCTCCCTCACCGAGGCCGAGCGGGAGGAGTACGCGGCCGGGGCAGAGGCGACCGCCGCACTGCTGGACGATCTCGAGCCAGCGGCTGCCGACGCCGATCCCGCGGCGAGCGTTAGGGAGGCCGCCGACGAGTACAACGCCTTCCTGTATCGATGCGAGCTATCCGGTGCCGAGTCGGGCCCGCTCGCGGGGATCGAACTCGCGGTCAAGGACAACATCGCGGTCGCCGGCGTACCGATGACGTGTGGCTCGGCTGCGCTCGCCTTCGAGCCCGAGTATCACGCTGCCGTCACCGAGCGGCTGCTCGCGGCGGGCGCGGACCTCGTCGGAACGACGAACATGGACGAGTTCGCCTACTTCACCACGAGCGAGACCTGCGCGCACGGGCCCGTCGAGAATCCGGGCGCCGAGGGCGTGCCGGGCGGCTCCTCGAGCGGGAGCGGGGCGGCCGTCGCCGCCGGGCTGGTCGACGCGGCGCTGGGCACCGACACCGGCGGCTCCATCCGCATCCCCGCCTCCTTCTGCGGCGTGGTCGGGTTCAAACCGACGTTCCGGACCGTGCCGCGGTTCGGCTTCGCGGACCTGGCGACCTCGCTCGACCACGTCGGCCCGCTCGCGCCCGACGTGGAGACGGCGGCCACCGTCCTCGAGGCAATCAACGGCCCCGACCGGCGCGATCCGTCGTCGGTCGGCATGCGAGAACCCAACCCCACGGACGGATTGGATCGCGCGATCAACGGACTGACGGTCGGACTCGTCACCGAGGCCCAGGAGGGAGCCGACGACGAGGTCGCTGCGGCCGTCGAGCGAGCGGCCGACCGACTGGCGGCAGCGGGCGCGACCGTCGAACCGGTGTCACTCCCCGGCTTCGAGACGCAGTCGCTGGTCAACGCCGCCGTCACCGCCGCGGAGTTCACGACGCTGGTCGCGCAGGCGGGGCAGGACTACGGCGTCGGGACCGGCTACAGCGAGCCCTGGCGCGAGGCGGTGGCTGAGATGGACGCGGACGAACTCGGCGAAAACGTGCGCGCACGGCTCGTCGTCGGGCGAGCCCTGAACGCGGCCGACGACGGCGCGGGCTACGTCGCCGCACGAAACGTCCGTCGAGCGTTCGAATCGGTCGTCGACGATCGCCTCGCGGACTACGACGCGCTGGTGCTGCCGACGACGCCGATGACCGCGCCCGACTCCGGCGAGATCAGCGAGGACGCGGACCTCTTGCGGACGATCGCCAACACCGGTCCGTTCAACCTCACCGGCCACCCGGCGCTCTCGGTCCCGGTCGCGACGGTGGGCGACGGCGGTGATCCGGTCGGCTGTCAACTCGTGACCGACTGGTACGACGAGGCAACGGCCGTCGCGCTCGGACGGGCGCTCGAGGTCGCCGAGTGA
- a CDS encoding thiamine pyrophosphate-binding protein, whose amino-acid sequence MTDGYTGADLFTDALESYGVDYVFGNPGTTELPIMQAIGESDLEYRLGLHEDIAVGMAGGYAQRRRYHAHHDDSITPVGVANLHIAPGLAHGLGNLYAAKIAGAPLVVTAGNHSTDFRHEEPILSGDLVDMADQFCKWSDEVLDVSALPTMLRRAFRVAMTPPTGPVFLGLPLDVMLSETDAEPERLGSIPNAGSGDPVQLERAAELLAEADDPVMVVGDHIARSGADAVAAAVDLAEATGARVHGEILSCEVDFPTDHEQWVSYLPTSEDLAAMLMDTDTILFAGCSTNTTLTRHEEALVDDDTTCIHLSDDTWQIGKNQPADAAVIGDPGLVMEGITERVQGKLSDDIVTDRLDAVADVKEMVEAKMAGYGEGSAADDPRSSKAELVDAMERVAGDAAIVDEGVTSKYAMLTRWDLAPEQYISNKGGGLGYGLPAAVGAAVAEEQRDDPRDVVGFIGDGSYQYYPHSIYSAARYDLDLTVVISDNRNYRILKDNTLNIMGGEEDDYEFVGMDFDPAVDLVKNAESHGARAELVETPDEIEGTLEDALGREGTDVLDVLVQD is encoded by the coding sequence ATGACAGATGGTTACACCGGTGCGGATCTCTTCACTGACGCCCTCGAGTCCTACGGGGTCGACTACGTCTTCGGCAATCCGGGGACGACGGAACTGCCGATCATGCAAGCGATCGGCGAGAGCGACCTCGAGTACAGGCTCGGGCTCCACGAGGACATCGCGGTCGGGATGGCCGGCGGCTACGCCCAGCGGCGGCGGTATCACGCCCACCACGACGACTCGATCACGCCGGTCGGCGTGGCGAACCTCCACATCGCTCCGGGGCTGGCTCACGGGCTGGGCAACCTCTACGCGGCCAAGATCGCCGGAGCGCCACTGGTCGTGACGGCGGGCAACCACAGCACGGATTTCCGCCACGAGGAGCCGATTCTCTCGGGCGATCTGGTCGACATGGCCGACCAGTTCTGCAAGTGGTCCGACGAGGTACTCGACGTCTCGGCGCTGCCGACGATGCTCCGGCGGGCCTTCCGCGTCGCGATGACGCCCCCGACCGGGCCGGTCTTCCTCGGACTGCCCCTCGACGTCATGCTGAGCGAAACCGACGCCGAACCCGAACGACTCGGCTCGATTCCGAACGCGGGGAGCGGCGATCCCGTCCAGCTCGAGCGCGCGGCTGAGCTGCTGGCCGAGGCCGACGATCCGGTGATGGTCGTGGGCGACCACATCGCCAGATCCGGGGCGGACGCCGTCGCCGCGGCGGTCGACCTCGCGGAGGCGACGGGGGCACGGGTTCACGGCGAGATCCTCTCGTGTGAGGTCGACTTCCCGACGGACCACGAGCAGTGGGTGTCCTACCTCCCGACCAGCGAGGACCTCGCCGCGATGTTGATGGACACCGACACCATCCTCTTTGCGGGCTGTTCGACGAACACGACGCTGACCCGCCACGAGGAGGCGCTGGTCGACGACGACACGACCTGCATCCACCTGAGCGACGACACCTGGCAGATCGGCAAGAACCAGCCCGCTGACGCGGCCGTGATCGGGGATCCCGGACTCGTCATGGAGGGGATCACCGAGCGCGTCCAGGGGAAGCTCTCGGACGACATCGTGACCGACCGACTCGACGCGGTCGCGGACGTCAAAGAGATGGTCGAGGCCAAGATGGCGGGCTACGGCGAGGGCAGTGCGGCGGACGACCCGCGCTCCTCGAAGGCCGAACTGGTCGACGCCATGGAACGCGTCGCGGGCGATGCCGCAATCGTCGACGAGGGCGTCACCTCGAAGTACGCCATGCTGACCCGGTGGGACCTCGCCCCCGAACAGTACATCTCGAACAAGGGCGGCGGCCTCGGATACGGACTCCCGGCAGCGGTCGGTGCCGCCGTCGCCGAGGAACAACGCGACGACCCTCGCGACGTCGTCGGCTTCATCGGGGACGGCTCCTACCAGTACTACCCCCACTCGATTTACAGCGCAGCTCGCTACGATCTGGACCTGACGGTCGTCATTTCGGACAACCGCAACTACCGCATCCTGAAGGACAACACGCTCAACATCATGGGCGGCGAGGAGGACGACTACGAGTTCGTCGGGATGGACTTCGACCCCGCCGTCGACCTCGTCAAAAACGCCGAGAGTCACGGCGCACGCGCCGAACTCGTCGAAACGCCCGACGAGATCGAGGGAACACTCGAGGACGCGCTCGGTCGCGAGGGAACGGACGTGCTGGACGTCTTGGTTCAGGACTGA
- a CDS encoding UbiA family prenyltransferase yields the protein MAIARDGTGVGPTARAVWSQVHPVFMTPPLAASLFGAILAGNVDPVLAAVHVVAMFAAVYTAHVKDGYVDFHIRGEDDDHPLTETGCRLALALSTATFALCCLALGVLVDRIAVAVTLPTWLIAYHHAPQLDTNPLTATTGYPLGIALSVLGGFYVQAGTITAVPLGFALVFLTLLSGIKVIDDAQDYAYDRSIEKRTVAVAFGPDRAYDIAYGLMTVALVAVVAFAAARIFPLTALVAALAFAAVAGIARRADPELATMLLIRGSYVFLAVLVAAVRFDPIGRLV from the coding sequence ATGGCTATCGCGAGAGACGGCACCGGCGTCGGTCCGACGGCTCGAGCCGTCTGGTCGCAGGTCCATCCGGTCTTCATGACGCCGCCGCTGGCCGCGTCGCTGTTCGGCGCGATCCTCGCCGGCAACGTCGATCCGGTCCTCGCGGCGGTTCACGTCGTCGCGATGTTCGCGGCGGTCTACACGGCCCACGTGAAGGACGGGTACGTCGATTTTCACATCCGCGGCGAGGACGACGACCACCCGTTGACCGAAACGGGATGTCGACTCGCGCTCGCCTTGTCGACGGCGACGTTCGCGCTGTGTTGTCTCGCCCTCGGCGTCCTCGTCGATCGCATCGCGGTCGCGGTGACGCTTCCGACGTGGCTGATCGCCTACCACCACGCCCCGCAGCTCGACACGAATCCCCTGACGGCGACGACCGGGTATCCGCTCGGCATCGCCCTGTCGGTGCTCGGCGGATTCTACGTGCAGGCGGGGACGATCACCGCTGTCCCCCTCGGATTCGCGCTCGTCTTCCTCACGCTCCTCTCGGGGATCAAGGTGATCGACGACGCCCAGGACTACGCGTACGACCGGTCGATCGAGAAGCGGACCGTCGCAGTGGCGTTCGGTCCCGATCGCGCCTACGACATCGCCTACGGCCTGATGACCGTCGCGTTAGTGGCCGTCGTCGCCTTCGCGGCCGCTCGCATCTTCCCGCTGACGGCGCTTGTGGCGGCCCTCGCGTTCGCCGCGGTCGCCGGTATCGCGCGGCGAGCCGACCCCGAACTGGCGACCATGTTGCTCATCCGCGGCTCGTACGTCTTCCTCGCCGTGCTCGTCGCCGCCGTTCGGTTCGATCCGATCGGTCGGCTGGTGTGA
- a CDS encoding amphi-Trp domain-containing protein — translation MAEKQLSEEQLTRDEAADRLRALADELEGDGSAQVQTGNKTTELRPPATIAYEVGIRERSSILRGGRETVTIKMDWKPANVSEESAESEEE, via the coding sequence ATGGCCGAAAAGCAACTCTCCGAGGAACAGCTCACTCGTGACGAGGCCGCCGACCGACTGCGAGCGCTGGCCGACGAGCTCGAGGGTGATGGATCGGCGCAGGTCCAGACCGGGAACAAGACGACCGAACTTCGACCGCCGGCCACGATCGCCTACGAAGTGGGAATTCGCGAGCGGTCGTCGATCCTGCGCGGGGGGCGTGAGACGGTGACGATCAAGATGGACTGGAAGCCAGCGAACGTCTCCGAGGAGTCTGCAGAGTCGGAGGAAGAGTAG
- a CDS encoding redox-regulated ATPase YchF, giving the protein MLSIALAGKPNAGKSTFYTAATMAEVDVANYPFTTIDANRGVSYARTECPCLERDERCNADNCEDGKRYVPIELLDVAGLVPGAHEGKGLGNQFLDELTNADVIVNVVDASGGTNEKGEPVDIGDHDPLEDIDFIEEEMDLWLAGIVERNWESVERKSRSPDFDIDDALADMLSGFGASPKQIAMVLRDLDYPDDPIQWEDDHREALARDVRQRTKPIVVAANKIDVAPEENVERLLELDKPVIPTTAEGELALRRAADNDLIEYDPGDETIEIGDGVTDAQRGALEDLADTMAEWGGTGVQAALDHAVYDLLDHLTAYPVEDASKWSDGSGNVLPDAFLLPQGSTPIDLAYSVHSDIGDGYLHAVNAKSNREIGEEYELEEGDVIKIVSTAS; this is encoded by the coding sequence TGGCGGAGGTAGACGTCGCCAATTATCCCTTCACGACGATCGACGCCAACCGCGGCGTGAGCTACGCCCGGACCGAGTGTCCCTGCCTCGAGCGCGACGAGCGCTGTAACGCAGACAACTGCGAGGACGGCAAGCGCTACGTCCCGATCGAACTCCTGGACGTCGCGGGACTCGTTCCCGGTGCCCACGAGGGGAAAGGCCTCGGCAACCAGTTCCTCGACGAACTCACGAACGCGGACGTGATCGTCAACGTCGTCGACGCCTCCGGCGGGACCAACGAGAAGGGCGAACCCGTCGACATCGGCGACCACGACCCGCTCGAGGACATCGACTTCATCGAGGAGGAGATGGACCTCTGGCTGGCGGGCATCGTCGAGCGAAACTGGGAATCAGTAGAACGCAAGTCCCGCTCGCCCGACTTCGACATCGACGACGCGCTCGCGGACATGCTCTCGGGCTTCGGTGCATCACCGAAACAGATCGCGATGGTCCTCCGGGACCTCGACTATCCCGACGACCCCATCCAGTGGGAGGACGACCACCGCGAAGCGCTCGCTCGGGACGTTCGCCAGCGAACCAAGCCGATCGTCGTCGCGGCGAACAAGATCGACGTCGCACCCGAGGAGAACGTCGAACGACTGCTCGAGCTCGACAAGCCCGTGATCCCCACGACGGCGGAGGGAGAACTCGCGCTCCGCCGGGCGGCCGACAACGACCTGATCGAGTACGACCCCGGCGACGAGACGATCGAGATCGGCGACGGCGTCACCGACGCACAGCGCGGGGCGCTCGAGGACCTCGCTGACACGATGGCCGAGTGGGGCGGGACGGGCGTTCAGGCGGCGCTCGATCACGCGGTGTACGACCTTCTCGACCACCTCACCGCTTACCCGGTCGAGGACGCCTCGAAGTGGTCCGACGGCAGCGGCAACGTCCTCCCCGACGCGTTCCTGCTGCCCCAGGGGTCGACGCCCATCGATCTGGCCTACAGCGTCCACTCCGATATCGGCGACGGCTATCTGCACGCGGTCAACGCGAAATCGAACCGGGAGATCGGCGAGGAGTACGAACTCGAGGAAGGCGACGTGATCAAGATCGTTTCGACCGCCTCTTGA